ATAACTGATTTAAGCAAAACGACGACGAAGTAAGGGCTGAATTGCTAAAAGGATTAGCAGATCAAAAGCTAAGAGCAGGCCTAAAACTGTCAAGAAATTGAGGTCAAGCCAAGGGGTTTGTAAGACTATGCTATCAAAAGACCAGTGCTGATTGAAATAAATATAACGGATCGGTTCGATCGCATAGGTAAGAGGGTTGAGACTAGCGATTACTTGTAACCAATCTGCCATAAAGTTTAAGGGAGCGAGGGCGGTACTGGCAAATAAAAGCGGTAAATTGGTGACGAAAATGACGGCGATTAATTCGATATGTCCGGGCAGAGCAAAGGTTAAACTGAGACTTAAGGCAGTCATCCCCAAAACTATTAGGAAAACAATCAAAGCGATCGCACCTAATCCCGTTAAACTGGGCAATCCTGCCCCTAAAAAGGCACTAGCGGCCACGATCGAGGCGGTTTGGATGAAACTGAGGGCGATAATATAGATGGTAGAAGCGGCCACGATCGAGTAACGAGTGGTTAAAGGTGCCACCAAGAGACGGTTAAGGAAGCCAAATTCTCGATCGAACATTACCGGCAAACCAGCATTGAGGGCCCCAGAAAAAGCGGTAAAGACAATCACCCCGGGGG
This Microcystis wesenbergii NRERC-220 DNA region includes the following protein-coding sequences:
- a CDS encoding ABC transporter permease yields the protein MSQTITPSSLKASLAPNPTRAATVDDGGNVLGEFLQETLAMTKRLFIQLQRRPSTLIAGVIQPFMWLILFGALFYKAPQGLFGNDLSYAKFLAPGVIVFTAFSGALNAGLPVMFDREFGFLNRLLVAPLTTRYSIVAASTIYIIALSFIQTASIVAASAFLGAGLPSLTGLGAIALIVFLIVLGMTALSLSLTFALPGHIELIAVIFVTNLPLLFASTALAPLNFMADWLQVIASLNPLTYAIEPIRYIYFNQHWSFDSIVLQTPWLDLNFLTVLGLLLAFDLLILLAIQPLLRRRFA